One Rosa chinensis cultivar Old Blush chromosome 3, RchiOBHm-V2, whole genome shotgun sequence DNA window includes the following coding sequences:
- the LOC112194431 gene encoding uncharacterized protein LOC112194431 produces the protein MTFEISHCLKRRRSGKKGYCALKLDMSKAYDCVEWPFLEAVMIKMGFGDVWAESHDLLHGVEICLGAPSISHLFFADDSFIFFKAERGDCATLKTILQEYEYASGQQEELAASMGVARVDKHDKYLGLPTELSYSKEEAFGFLIEKIRTRTQGWREKTLSVAEKEILIKAVAQAIPSYVMSCFELPKHLCNEMHRLMARFWWGGDDTARKIHWISWEKLRSPKNEGGLGFRNMHHFNLALLAKQGWRLVQNLNSIIARLLKAKYFLIALLWRLRLREVTPIFGEVLFQEEKC, from the exons ATGACCTTCGAGATTTCCCATTGCCTCAAGAGAAGAAGGAGTGGTAAAAAAGGCTACTGTGCCCTCAAGCTCGATATGAGTAAGGCGTATGATTGCGTTGAGTGGCCTTTTTTGGAGGCGGTTATGATCAAGATGGGATTTGGAGATGTTTGG GCTGAAAGTCATGATCTACTTCATGGGGTGGAAATATGCTTAGGAGCCCCTAGCATCAGTCATCTATTTTTCGCCGACGACTCTTTTATATTCTTCAAAGCAGAGAGAGGTGATTGTGCTACATTGAAGACTATTCTGCAGGAGTATGAGTATGCTTCTGGACAACAG GAAGAGCTTGCTGCGTCTATGGGAGTAGCGCGGGTAGACAAGCATGACAAGTACCTTGGGTTGCCGACTGAACTTAGCTACTCTAAAGAAGAGGCTTTTGGCTTTTTGATTGAGAAGATACGAACTCGGACGCAAGGTTGGAGAGAAAAGACCCTTAGCGTTGCCGAAAAAGAGATTCTTATTAAGGCAGTTGCACAAGCAATTCCTTCGTATGTGATGAGTTGTTTTGAGCTTCCAAAGCATTTATGCAATGAGATGCATAGACTGATGGCCCGTTTTTGGTGGGGAGGAGATGACACTGCGAGAAAGATTCATTGGATCTCGTGGGAGAAGCTTCGTAGTCCTAAAAATGAAGGAGGTTTGGGTTTTCGGAACATGCATCATTTCAATTTGGCGCTCTTAGCCAAACAAGGTTGGCGTTTGGTTCAAAATCTGAATTCCATTATTGCTAGACTCTTAAAAGCAAAGTATTTCCTAATTGCACTTTTATGGAGGCTGAGGTTAAGGGAGGTGACTCCTATATTTGGAGAAGTATTATTTCAGGAAGAGAAGTGTTAA